In Clostridium sp. JN-1, one genomic interval encodes:
- a CDS encoding GNAT family protein — MSIKSLLKGTKVKLTAFMDEDIQQFKEWYNDAYFLRFYDMVAAYPQEENEIKSMIDSIRKTDKEYIFAIRTVKDNKFIGVTGFENILWNNGTSVIYIGIGRQEYRGMGYAKEALYLTMEFGFEELNLNRIQLNVIEYNQSAIALYEKLGFKREGTYREFIHRDGVRYDMYLYGILRSEWDSIHKIYQL; from the coding sequence ATGTCAATAAAAAGTTTGCTAAAGGGAACAAAAGTTAAGCTTACAGCTTTTATGGATGAAGATATTCAACAATTTAAAGAATGGTATAATGATGCTTATTTTTTACGATTTTATGATATGGTGGCAGCGTATCCACAAGAAGAAAATGAAATAAAGTCAATGATAGATTCTATAAGAAAGACAGATAAGGAATATATATTTGCAATAAGAACTGTAAAAGATAATAAATTTATAGGAGTTACAGGATTTGAAAACATACTTTGGAATAATGGTACAAGTGTAATATATATAGGAATTGGAAGACAAGAATATAGGGGAATGGGATATGCAAAAGAGGCTCTATATCTTACTATGGAATTTGGATTTGAAGAACTCAACTTAAATAGAATACAATTAAATGTTATAGAATATAATCAAAGTGCAATAGCATTATATGAAAAGTTGGGCTTTAAAAGAGAAGGTACTTATAGAGAATTCATTCACAGGGATGGAGTAAGATATGACATGTATTTGTATGGGATACTTAGAAGTGAGTGGGATTCCATACACAAGATATATCAATTATAA
- a CDS encoding ECF transporter S component — protein MERNLNSLVKFKTRQLAVIGMLSAISIILGVTGLGFIPIPPVKATIMHVPVIIGAVLEGPVVGSMVGLIFGVFSIIQAVTSPTPVSFAFINPLVSVLPRVLIGITAYYSYKVCANRFKHLSTMLAGLVGSLTNTIGVMGMIYIIYLKPYAKALNVSVNAAKDGILTVCVLNGIPEAILSILITTAVVTAVNKIRHK, from the coding sequence ATGGAAAGAAATTTAAACTCGCTTGTGAAATTTAAAACAAGGCAGCTTGCTGTAATAGGTATGTTGTCGGCAATTTCAATTATTTTAGGTGTTACAGGGTTAGGGTTTATACCTATACCGCCTGTAAAAGCTACTATAATGCATGTACCAGTAATAATAGGAGCGGTACTTGAAGGCCCTGTAGTTGGAAGTATGGTTGGATTGATATTTGGAGTCTTTAGTATTATACAAGCTGTAACTTCACCAACGCCGGTATCGTTTGCATTTATAAATCCATTGGTATCAGTTTTACCAAGGGTGCTTATAGGAATAACTGCGTATTATTCTTATAAAGTATGTGCAAACAGATTTAAACACTTAAGTACAATGTTAGCTGGATTAGTTGGATCACTTACAAATACTATAGGGGTTATGGGTATGATTTATATTATATACTTAAAACCATATGCAAAAGCTCTAAATGTAAGTGTAAATGCTGCTAAGGATGGAATACTAACAGTGTGTGTGTTAAATGGAATACCAGAGGCTATTTTATCAATTTTAATTACTACCGCAGTTGTAACTGCAGTAAATAAAATAAGACATAAATAA
- a CDS encoding cell wall-binding repeat-containing protein gives MLRRKLFLNALISTAVGSMLIMGSYKVSAAYAVNSTRIWGNDRYETCAKVVQEGWKTASNYAVIVNGENFPDALSASVLAKKYNAPILLTEKGKLNDNAYNELKRLNVKQIIIVGGNFVVDPSIEKSVQSMGIATQRFYGADRNETSTAVAQQIGTQNGIILATDSDFSDALSIAPIAAKLQIPIILIPKDTVPDCIRNFISGRDIPKTYVLGNSDVISDNIAYQFPNVQRITGKDKYEMNMNIIKTFEDKFDFQNIDLAYSEQFPDALSASAFAAIDGNPIVFVGDKNDLNAKYLIADKKASVKNVYAIGGSAGIKDSELDDIKQSVGYEVDDTQNYTKTPVYYYNVENNGSNLVNDGGWIYFSLNSQNSTSGAETGLYKIKSDNTDLTKAQKLSDDFTNKIWSNNDWIYYVNYSDNNKNSAFYRVRKTGTDKQKISDDIPRYLNFDGDYIYYAKYTNSDNPQNFSIYKMKNDGTDKQIVGSKRGIYLQNVDNKIYYLNVDDNYKIYRIDEDGSNNQLISNDSAVDYMKVQGDWIYYCNVDDNDSLYRVRKDGTQRQKLNFDNSKNVNIVDNYIYYSSIDGNNSGSLYSMEVDGSNKKLLSSTDCSTAVKVKDGYIYCSGYNSNGIYSIKTDGSGYRLINNSKNIISLNTAGNWIYYTTIDTTNMTTNVYRMKLDGLSNQKVQ, from the coding sequence ATGCTAAGGAGAAAACTTTTCTTGAATGCACTTATAAGTACTGCAGTAGGAAGTATGCTTATAATGGGTTCTTATAAAGTTAGTGCAGCTTATGCTGTTAACAGCACGAGGATTTGGGGAAACGATAGATATGAAACTTGTGCAAAAGTTGTACAAGAAGGCTGGAAAACAGCATCTAATTATGCAGTAATAGTAAATGGAGAAAACTTTCCAGATGCCTTGAGTGCATCTGTACTTGCTAAGAAATATAATGCACCTATTCTACTGACAGAAAAAGGTAAACTAAATGATAATGCTTATAATGAATTAAAAAGATTAAATGTAAAACAAATAATTATTGTAGGTGGAAACTTCGTGGTTGACCCTTCGATAGAAAAATCAGTGCAAAGTATGGGGATAGCTACTCAAAGATTTTACGGAGCTGATAGAAATGAAACTTCAACTGCAGTAGCGCAGCAAATAGGTACTCAAAACGGTATAATACTTGCGACGGATTCAGATTTTTCTGATGCCCTTTCAATTGCTCCAATAGCTGCAAAGCTTCAAATACCTATAATACTTATACCTAAAGATACTGTACCTGATTGTATAAGAAATTTTATAAGCGGAAGAGATATACCTAAAACTTATGTATTAGGAAATAGTGATGTTATATCAGATAATATTGCATATCAATTTCCAAATGTTCAAAGAATAACAGGTAAAGATAAGTATGAGATGAATATGAACATAATAAAAACATTTGAAGACAAATTTGACTTTCAAAATATAGATCTTGCATATTCAGAACAATTTCCAGATGCTTTAAGTGCATCTGCATTTGCAGCTATAGATGGAAATCCTATTGTATTCGTAGGGGATAAAAATGATTTAAATGCAAAATATCTTATTGCAGATAAAAAAGCTAGTGTCAAGAATGTGTATGCTATAGGTGGAAGTGCTGGAATAAAAGATTCAGAATTAGATGATATTAAACAGTCAGTTGGATATGAAGTAGACGATACCCAAAATTATACAAAGACTCCAGTATACTATTATAATGTTGAAAACAACGGATCCAATCTTGTGAATGATGGAGGATGGATATATTTTAGCTTAAATAGTCAAAATTCAACATCTGGTGCTGAAACCGGATTATATAAGATAAAGTCGGATAATACAGATTTGACTAAAGCACAAAAGTTATCTGATGATTTTACAAATAAAATATGGTCCAATAATGATTGGATATACTATGTAAATTATAGTGATAATAATAAAAATAGTGCATTTTACAGAGTTAGAAAAACAGGAACTGATAAGCAAAAGATTAGCGATGATATACCAAGATACTTGAATTTTGATGGGGACTATATATACTATGCTAAGTACACAAACAGCGATAATCCACAAAACTTTTCAATTTATAAGATGAAAAATGATGGTACAGACAAGCAAATAGTAGGTTCAAAACGCGGTATATATCTTCAAAATGTAGATAATAAGATATACTACTTAAATGTAGATGATAATTATAAAATATACAGGATTGATGAAGATGGATCCAATAATCAATTGATTTCAAATGATTCAGCAGTTGATTACATGAAAGTACAAGGTGATTGGATATACTATTGTAATGTTGATGATAATGACAGTTTATATAGGGTTAGAAAAGATGGTACTCAAAGACAAAAATTGAACTTTGACAATAGTAAGAATGTAAATATAGTTGATAATTATATTTACTATAGTTCTATAGACGGAAATAACTCAGGCAGTTTGTATAGTATGGAGGTTGATGGATCAAACAAAAAACTTTTGAGTTCAACTGATTGTTCTACAGCAGTAAAGGTAAAAGATGGTTATATATACTGTTCTGGATATAACTCTAATGGAATATATAGTATAAAGACTGATGGAAGTGGTTATAGGCTCATAAATAACAGTAAAAATATAATTTCTTTAAATACAGCAGGAAATTGGATATATTATACTACGATTGATACTACTAATATGACAACTAATGTCTATAGAATGAAATTAGATGGATTATCAAATCAAAAAGTTCAATAA
- a CDS encoding phosphatidylglycerol lysyltransferase domain-containing protein: protein MMNFKKLELQDKVLFDKYIYPYKFLSCEYSFTTLYIWRDACDIRYTIYKNALIIKKKDFDGDYYFMQPLGYEKEDLKDIVEKLIQYKAEHHIKYLFKDLEENFILEMKALFGDVNECIKEDRDNFDYLYEAQKLIMLSGKKLHKKKNHYNSFVKNYNYEVAKISNGKAAADVIEAAYTWYEENKAGQEDMLYYELQGIEDIINNIDELSLEGIVVYVDDKIAAFSIGERLNDKLAVIHIEKADRNINGAYSFINKEFIDRCFNDVKIINREQDLGIVGLRKSKMSYYPIKLEKKFILNC, encoded by the coding sequence ATTATGAATTTCAAAAAATTAGAACTGCAGGATAAGGTACTATTTGATAAATACATTTATCCATACAAATTTTTGAGCTGCGAATACTCATTTACAACTTTATATATTTGGAGAGATGCTTGTGATATAAGATATACTATATATAAGAATGCACTTATAATAAAGAAAAAAGATTTTGATGGAGACTACTATTTTATGCAGCCTCTAGGATATGAAAAGGAGGATTTAAAAGATATAGTTGAAAAGTTAATACAGTATAAAGCAGAACATCATATTAAATATTTATTTAAGGATTTGGAAGAAAACTTTATACTTGAAATGAAAGCTTTGTTTGGAGATGTCAATGAATGTATAAAAGAAGATAGGGATAATTTTGATTATTTGTATGAAGCTCAAAAGCTCATAATGTTATCTGGTAAAAAACTTCATAAGAAAAAAAATCACTATAATTCATTTGTGAAAAACTATAATTATGAAGTAGCAAAGATAAGTAATGGGAAGGCAGCAGCTGATGTAATAGAAGCAGCATATACATGGTATGAAGAAAATAAAGCAGGGCAGGAAGATATGCTATATTATGAATTACAGGGCATAGAAGATATAATAAATAACATTGATGAGCTGTCATTGGAAGGCATAGTTGTATATGTAGATGATAAAATTGCAGCATTTAGTATAGGAGAGAGATTAAATGATAAATTAGCTGTAATTCATATTGAAAAGGCAGACAGGAACATAAATGGAGCATATAGTTTTATAAATAAGGAATTTATAGATAGGTGCTTTAATGATGTTAAAATAATAAATAGAGAGCAGGATTTAGGAATTGTAGGGCTTAGAAAATCCAAAATGTCATATTATCCAATTAAATTAGAAAAAAAGTTTATTTTAAACTGCTAG
- a CDS encoding P1 family peptidase, with product MKEISFSEIDGIRIGNAQNLEGPTGCTVVICDEGAPAGVDVRGGSPGTRETDLLDPVNLVDRIHAVVLAGGSAFGLDAAGGVMQYLEEKNIGFDVKVTKVPIVCSAVLFDLNIGNYKIRPDKTMGYEACKNSEINKCEEGNVGAGSGAAVGKIFGEAEYSMKGGLGCYALQVGELKVGACAAVNCLGDVIDPHTGKIIAGALNKDKRTFACTEDIMIQNYSEKKNLFSGNTTIGVVVTNGKFNKSEMNKIASMAHDGYARTMRPAHSMFDGDTIFTMATGKVDADMSVVGFLSAKVVEEAVLRAVRNAQTIFGYKSLNDL from the coding sequence ATGAAGGAGATATCATTTAGTGAAATTGACGGCATAAGAATAGGAAATGCCCAAAATTTAGAGGGACCAACAGGTTGTACTGTAGTTATTTGTGATGAGGGAGCTCCAGCAGGAGTTGATGTAAGGGGAGGGTCTCCAGGGACAAGGGAAACTGACTTACTTGACCCTGTAAATCTCGTAGATAGAATTCATGCTGTAGTACTAGCTGGAGGAAGTGCTTTTGGTCTTGATGCAGCTGGGGGAGTCATGCAGTATTTAGAAGAAAAAAATATTGGATTTGATGTAAAAGTTACTAAGGTACCAATTGTTTGTTCAGCAGTTTTATTTGACCTTAATATTGGAAACTATAAAATAAGACCAGATAAAACTATGGGATACGAAGCATGTAAGAATTCAGAAATAAATAAATGTGAAGAAGGTAATGTAGGCGCAGGCAGCGGCGCTGCCGTTGGAAAAATATTTGGAGAAGCGGAATATTCAATGAAAGGAGGACTTGGGTGTTATGCACTTCAAGTTGGTGAACTTAAAGTTGGTGCATGCGCCGCAGTAAATTGTCTTGGAGATGTAATAGATCCACATACGGGAAAAATAATAGCAGGTGCTTTAAATAAAGACAAGAGGACTTTTGCTTGTACAGAAGATATAATGATACAAAATTACTCTGAAAAGAAAAACTTGTTTAGTGGAAATACTACAATTGGAGTAGTAGTGACAAATGGAAAGTTCAATAAGAGTGAAATGAACAAGATTGCTTCTATGGCTCACGATGGTTATGCAAGAACTATGAGACCTGCACATTCCATGTTTGATGGTGATACCATATTTACCATGGCAACTGGAAAGGTTGATGCAGATATGTCTGTTGTTGGTTTCTTATCTGCTAAGGTAGTTGAAGAGGCAGTACTTAGAGCAGTAAGAAATGCACAAACGATATTTGGATATAAATCATTAAATGATTTATAA
- the rpsA gene encoding 30S ribosomal protein S1, protein MAEENNKASMNEFMDEIETSMKTIRAGEVVKGKIISVSEDGAAVNIGYMSDALLPKSEMSSNQDVNPDEILKENDEVYVYVMKMNNGEGNVLVSKKIADRIKVLDKLESVFKKGDILEVTISKTVKGGVVGFIEGIRVFMPASQISLAYVKDLNSVVGKTIKVKIIEFEKEKEEVVVSGKKVEEEHLKVKKDELWNTIKAGEKREGVVVRLTNFGAFVDLGGVDGLVHLSELSWKRVKKASDVVSVGDKVEVYVLDVDREKNRISLSLKDVSEDPWNNVSSKFKAGDIVEGTVSKVVDFGAFVEIMDGVEGLVHLSQISEDRILKASDALKAGDKVKVKILDIDSEKDRISLSIKEAAGKPQGDFKKYVDRGQANTSLADLLKDFKFEK, encoded by the coding sequence ATGGCAGAAGAAAATAATAAAGCTTCAATGAATGAATTTATGGATGAAATTGAAACTTCAATGAAAACTATAAGAGCAGGAGAGGTTGTAAAAGGAAAGATTATATCCGTATCAGAAGATGGTGCTGCAGTAAACATAGGGTACATGTCGGATGCATTATTACCTAAAAGCGAAATGAGCAGCAATCAAGACGTAAATCCTGATGAAATCTTAAAAGAAAATGATGAAGTATATGTATATGTAATGAAAATGAATAATGGAGAAGGAAATGTACTTGTATCTAAGAAAATTGCAGACAGGATAAAAGTTTTAGATAAACTTGAAAGTGTATTTAAAAAGGGAGATATTTTGGAGGTAACTATATCTAAGACTGTAAAAGGTGGAGTTGTAGGTTTCATAGAAGGCATTAGAGTATTTATGCCAGCTTCTCAAATTTCATTAGCTTATGTAAAAGATTTAAATTCAGTTGTTGGAAAGACAATTAAAGTAAAAATTATTGAATTTGAAAAGGAAAAAGAAGAAGTAGTAGTATCTGGTAAAAAGGTTGAAGAGGAGCATCTTAAAGTTAAAAAAGATGAGCTTTGGAACACTATAAAAGCTGGAGAAAAGAGAGAAGGAGTTGTAGTTAGACTCACTAACTTTGGTGCTTTTGTTGATTTAGGAGGAGTAGATGGACTTGTACATCTCTCAGAATTATCATGGAAGAGAGTAAAAAAAGCTTCAGACGTAGTGAGTGTTGGAGATAAAGTTGAAGTTTATGTATTAGATGTTGATAGGGAAAAGAACAGAATATCGCTTTCATTAAAGGATGTAAGTGAAGACCCATGGAACAATGTAAGCAGCAAATTTAAGGCAGGAGATATAGTAGAAGGAACAGTATCCAAGGTTGTAGATTTTGGAGCTTTTGTTGAGATAATGGATGGTGTTGAAGGACTTGTTCACTTATCTCAAATATCAGAAGATAGAATTTTAAAAGCTTCTGATGCATTAAAAGCAGGAGATAAAGTTAAGGTAAAAATTTTAGATATAGATAGTGAAAAAGATAGAATAAGCTTAAGCATAAAAGAAGCAGCAGGAAAACCTCAAGGTGATTTTAAAAAGTATGTAGATCGAGGCCAGGCAAATACAAGTTTGGCAGATTTGCTAAAAGATTTTAAATTCGAAAAATAG
- a CDS encoding QueT transporter family protein encodes MNFISKDNKISVKSLVKIAITAALYAVATTAIAPLSYGAVQFRFSEVMTLLAFVDPVYIPGLVLGCALSNLYSPLGIVDVVVGTTATFLSVYMISKTKHLFIASLWPTIMNSIIVGAELFFVLHQPFWISAAYVAIGEFVVVTCIGCPLFKLLMRKENILKVLKYQ; translated from the coding sequence ATGAATTTTATTAGTAAAGATAACAAAATTTCCGTTAAGTCACTAGTCAAAATTGCCATAACAGCTGCATTATATGCAGTTGCTACTACTGCTATAGCACCTTTAAGTTATGGTGCTGTTCAATTCAGATTTTCAGAAGTTATGACTCTTCTTGCTTTTGTAGATCCCGTATATATACCCGGACTTGTACTTGGATGTGCACTTTCCAATTTATATAGCCCACTCGGTATAGTAGATGTGGTAGTTGGTACTACTGCTACTTTTTTGAGTGTATACATGATAAGCAAAACTAAACATTTGTTTATAGCATCCTTATGGCCTACTATCATGAACTCAATTATTGTTGGTGCGGAATTATTTTTTGTACTCCATCAACCATTTTGGATATCTGCAGCATACGTAGCTATTGGAGAATTTGTAGTTGTAACTTGCATAGGATGTCCACTTTTCAAGTTACTTATGAGAAAAGAAAATATCTTAAAAGTTTTGAAATACCAGTAA